In Chitinivibrionales bacterium, a single window of DNA contains:
- a CDS encoding flavodoxin family protein, translating into MKTVAVVGSRNPQGRTAQAVNAFCQSAAKEASSVDIFMLPSMKIERCRQCDNQGWGTCRFEGRCCIDDDIHQIIDAIAEADLVLFATPVYWGDLSESLRALTDRLRRISTNEKGTTKFAGKKAIGICVAGGGGGGAPECGASLIKPLLTTGFDVVDMVLARRQNLESKCKYLAARAVEPAK; encoded by the coding sequence ATGAAAACAGTTGCCGTTGTGGGAAGTCGGAATCCGCAGGGTCGGACCGCGCAGGCGGTTAATGCCTTTTGTCAAAGTGCGGCGAAAGAAGCGAGCTCGGTCGATATTTTTATGCTCCCCTCGATGAAAATCGAGCGGTGCCGCCAGTGTGACAACCAGGGATGGGGTACGTGCCGGTTTGAGGGACGGTGCTGTATCGATGATGATATTCATCAGATCATTGATGCTATTGCAGAGGCGGATCTCGTGCTCTTTGCCACCCCGGTTTACTGGGGCGATCTGAGTGAAAGTCTCCGGGCCCTTACCGACCGTCTGCGCCGGATCTCCACAAATGAAAAGGGCACAACAAAATTCGCCGGAAAGAAAGCGATCGGAATCTGCGTTGCCGGCGGCGGAGGCGGCGGCGCACCCGAATGCGGCGCCTCACTGATCAAACCCCTTCTAACCACTGGATTCGATGTTGTCGATATGGTGCTTGCACGACGGCAGAACCTGGAAAGCAAATGTAAATATCTTGCCGCCCGGGCTGTTGAGCCGGCAAAGTGA
- a CDS encoding LemA family protein, translating to MKGRNVLLIIIGIIVVVGFILIRGYIGIHNRLVDLDENVKTQWANVETQLQRRMDLIPNLVETVKGYASHEEEVLTAVTRARASVAGANTPAEKIQANNQLTSALSRLLVVVERYPDLKANTNFLALQDELAGTENRIGVERRRYNEAARTFNSTIRRIPYTFFAAGYERAALFKADEGAKESPKVKF from the coding sequence ATGAAGGGAAGAAATGTTTTACTTATTATTATCGGCATTATTGTCGTGGTGGGATTTATTCTTATTCGCGGCTATATCGGTATACACAACCGCCTGGTGGATCTTGATGAAAATGTTAAGACCCAGTGGGCCAATGTGGAAACGCAGCTCCAGAGGAGGATGGATCTCATACCCAATCTGGTGGAGACAGTCAAAGGCTATGCGTCTCATGAAGAGGAAGTGTTGACTGCGGTTACCAGAGCGCGGGCGAGCGTAGCCGGAGCTAATACGCCGGCAGAAAAAATTCAGGCGAACAACCAGTTAACCTCGGCGCTCTCACGACTCCTTGTTGTTGTAGAACGGTATCCCGATCTGAAGGCAAACACCAATTTTCTCGCGTTGCAGGATGAGCTTGCCGGAACCGAAAACCGGATCGGCGTGGAACGGCGGCGCTATAACGAAGCGGCGCGAACATTCAACAGCACCATACGGAGAATCCCTTATACCTTTTTTGCCGCCGGCTATGAACGCGCCGCGCTGTTCAAGGCGGATGAAGGGGCAAAGGAATCTCCTAAGGTCAAGTTCTAA